A stretch of Imperialibacter roseus DNA encodes these proteins:
- a CDS encoding ABC transporter ATP-binding protein produces MISVQSVIYTYGPDKHLAFPDWEVEQGKHSLILGGSGCGKTTLLHLLAGLRTPTGGIVKTAGQVLSELGGHRMDVFRGKHIGLIFQKPHLLSVLTVEDNLLLAQYMAELPQNKKRIRDVLDVLNLSDRRNAKVYELSQGEAQRIAIARAVLNKPKVILADEPTASLDDDNSEKVLNILEEQANVYNATLVIATHDQRVKSRFPHQLKL; encoded by the coding sequence ATGATAAGCGTACAAAGCGTTATTTACACCTATGGGCCAGACAAGCACCTGGCATTTCCTGACTGGGAAGTTGAGCAGGGGAAGCATAGCCTGATTTTGGGCGGGTCGGGTTGTGGTAAAACGACTTTGCTTCACTTACTGGCCGGGCTTCGAACGCCAACAGGCGGTATTGTGAAGACAGCAGGTCAGGTGCTTTCTGAACTCGGAGGCCATAGAATGGATGTATTCAGAGGCAAGCATATTGGACTTATTTTCCAAAAGCCTCACTTGCTGAGCGTATTAACAGTTGAAGACAATTTGCTGCTTGCTCAGTATATGGCCGAGCTCCCTCAGAACAAAAAAAGGATACGGGATGTGCTTGACGTTCTTAACCTGTCTGATAGAAGAAATGCCAAGGTTTATGAGCTAAGTCAGGGTGAGGCCCAGCGAATAGCGATAGCAAGGGCTGTACTTAATAAGCCAAAAGTGATTCTGGCGGATGAACCGACTGCCAGTTTGGATGACGACAACAGCGAAAAGGTTTTGAATATCCTTGAAGAGCAGGCAAATGTGTATAATGCTACACTCGTTATCGCCACGCATGATCAAAGGGTGAAGAGTCGATTCCCGCACCAACTCAAGCTTTAA
- a CDS encoding ABC transporter permease — MNLFVLSWKYIKGKPLSTALNVLLLSFGIGIIVVLLLVSQQVQEKLSENASGIDLVVGAKGSPLQIILGSIYHIDYPTGNIPLNEAAKLARNRLVKNVIPLALGDSYKSLRIVGSTRGFAELYGLALDDGVLWADDCEVTLGAAAAQTLSLAVGDTFFGEHGMADGGEAHVAHAYKVVGILQPTGKVVDNLILTSIPSVWLMHGHDEAEDGHENLPDTAAMEVLGIPVTPEQLEEKEVTSLLVQYRGPMAAVQLPRMVNTQSSMQAASPAFETARLFSLIGIGVDVVQGFAYLIIAMAGLSIFIALYNSLKERQYDLAIMRSLGASRLRLFVHIVMEGVIITLLGAGVGFLLGHGVVELLARFILKGSSTGITGLVFLPSELYILYISLLLGVIASLIPAINAYKTDISEVLAKGA; from the coding sequence ATGAACCTTTTTGTTTTAAGCTGGAAGTACATAAAAGGCAAGCCGCTGAGTACAGCACTCAATGTGCTATTGCTGTCGTTCGGAATAGGCATTATTGTCGTTTTGCTTCTTGTAAGTCAGCAGGTGCAGGAAAAGCTCTCGGAAAATGCCAGCGGAATTGATCTTGTGGTGGGGGCTAAAGGCAGCCCTCTTCAAATAATACTCGGAAGCATCTACCATATTGACTACCCAACGGGGAACATACCTCTCAATGAAGCAGCCAAACTGGCCAGGAACAGGTTGGTAAAAAACGTGATTCCACTAGCGCTGGGGGATAGCTACAAATCTTTAAGAATTGTGGGCTCGACCAGGGGATTTGCTGAGCTGTACGGCTTGGCCCTTGATGATGGAGTACTCTGGGCGGACGACTGCGAAGTAACACTCGGGGCAGCTGCCGCACAAACGTTGAGCCTTGCCGTTGGCGACACCTTTTTTGGAGAACACGGCATGGCTGATGGGGGTGAGGCGCATGTCGCTCATGCCTATAAGGTGGTGGGAATACTACAACCCACGGGCAAGGTGGTGGACAACCTTATTTTAACAAGTATTCCAAGTGTATGGCTGATGCATGGCCATGATGAAGCAGAGGACGGGCACGAGAACTTGCCGGATACGGCGGCGATGGAAGTTTTGGGCATACCAGTCACACCAGAGCAGCTCGAAGAAAAAGAGGTAACCTCATTGCTGGTGCAGTATCGGGGCCCGATGGCGGCGGTTCAGCTTCCCCGCATGGTGAATACCCAAAGCAGCATGCAGGCTGCTTCACCGGCCTTTGAAACGGCCCGGCTTTTCTCATTGATTGGCATAGGGGTCGATGTGGTGCAGGGCTTTGCCTACCTGATCATAGCAATGGCTGGGTTAAGCATTTTTATAGCACTGTACAACTCGTTGAAGGAAAGACAGTACGATCTGGCCATCATGCGGTCTTTGGGGGCATCCAGGCTCAGGCTTTTCGTCCACATTGTTATGGAGGGCGTTATCATCACGTTGCTGGGAGCCGGGGTTGGGTTTTTGCTTGGCCATGGCGTAGTAGAACTGCTGGCCAGGTTCATTTTAAAAGGGTCATCCACAGGCATCACCGGCCTTGTATTTTTGCCTTCCGAACTTTACATATTATATATAAGTTTACTTCTGGGAGTGATAGCTTCTCTTATTCCGGCTATCAATGCCTATAAGACTGACATTTCTGAAGTACTTGCAAAAGGAGCATAA
- a CDS encoding c-type cytochrome, with protein MSRKRILALALVSFMAASISMTSCSSGDKKQEAKSDDIYEGLDERTSIRLRQYMSEGAQLYKQNCSACHQTEGQGLAALIPPLAGSDFLMADAKKAACIIKNGQSGKITVNGVEYDGVMPMLSLKDLEIAEILTYVSNSWGNKKGLIDVNDVAAFLRDCETK; from the coding sequence ATGAGTAGAAAGAGAATTTTAGCATTGGCACTGGTTTCGTTCATGGCTGCCAGCATTTCAATGACAAGCTGTTCTTCAGGCGACAAAAAGCAAGAAGCAAAATCGGACGATATCTACGAGGGGCTCGATGAGAGAACGAGCATCAGACTACGTCAGTACATGAGCGAGGGGGCACAACTATATAAGCAAAACTGCTCTGCTTGCCATCAAACTGAAGGCCAGGGACTTGCTGCCCTCATCCCACCCCTGGCTGGCTCCGACTTTCTGATGGCCGATGCCAAAAAAGCCGCCTGCATCATTAAAAATGGCCAAAGCGGTAAAATTACGGTAAACGGCGTGGAGTACGACGGTGTCATGCCCATGCTCAGCCTGAAAGACCTGGAGATAGCGGAAATACTGACCTATGTGTCCAACTCCTGGGGCAACAAAAAAGGCCTGATTGACGTGAATGACGTAGCGGCGTTTTTAAGAGATTGCGAAACCAAATAA
- a CDS encoding SCO family protein yields the protein MKKLIFSVIAVASLSACTNFGGEKKLPILGRREVTTVETDGVAKADTIYHTIADFRFLDQDSTWVTNETYNDKIYVADFFFTSCPTICPIMKTQMIRIYETFENNPEVGLLSYSIDPEHDTVAVLHDFAERLGVKSDKWHFVTGDKDAIYDLGETSYMVVAGEDPGAPGGYIHSGAFLLVDKNRRIRGVYDGTVEEDVNTLMEDMKILLKEYNKEKS from the coding sequence ATGAAAAAACTGATATTCTCGGTGATAGCGGTAGCAAGCCTTAGTGCCTGCACCAATTTCGGAGGCGAAAAAAAACTACCTATCCTTGGCCGAAGAGAAGTAACGACGGTAGAAACTGATGGTGTCGCAAAAGCCGACACTATCTACCACACCATTGCCGATTTCAGGTTTCTTGATCAGGATAGCACCTGGGTAACCAACGAAACCTACAACGACAAAATCTATGTGGCCGACTTCTTTTTCACAAGCTGCCCTACCATTTGCCCGATCATGAAAACACAAATGATCCGCATTTATGAAACGTTTGAAAACAATCCTGAAGTTGGCCTGCTAAGCTACTCCATTGACCCGGAGCATGACACCGTGGCCGTATTGCATGATTTTGCTGAACGACTGGGTGTGAAAAGCGATAAGTGGCACTTCGTTACGGGCGACAAAGATGCTATTTATGACCTGGGAGAAACGAGCTACATGGTGGTGGCGGGTGAAGACCCTGGGGCACCTGGTGGATATATCCATAGTGGTGCTTTTCTTTTGGTCGACAAAAACCGTCGCATAAGAGGTGTATATGATGGCACGGTAGAAGAAGACGTCAACACACTGATGGAAGACATGAAAATTTTACTTAAAGAATACAACAAAGAAAAATCATGA
- a CDS encoding CopD family protein, with translation MSYLYLKALHIIFIVTWFAGLFYMVRLFIYQTETQEKPQPERSILTKEYKRISKLLWFGITWPSAILTLIFGPLVLNSLGWALAAQPWMIAKLVFVFFLYVYQWVCHVKFRNLQKDVYKDSGYYLRIFNEVATILLVATVFLVVLKNIVSLAWGMAGLIAFTGALMLAIRSYKKWREKTNSKD, from the coding sequence ATGTCTTATCTGTATCTCAAGGCGCTTCATATCATCTTTATTGTCACCTGGTTTGCAGGCCTGTTTTATATGGTTCGCTTGTTTATCTATCAAACCGAAACCCAGGAAAAACCTCAGCCTGAGCGCAGCATTCTCACCAAAGAATACAAGCGCATTTCGAAGCTGCTTTGGTTTGGCATTACCTGGCCATCAGCCATTTTAACGCTGATATTCGGCCCGCTTGTGCTCAACTCCCTGGGGTGGGCGCTGGCCGCCCAGCCATGGATGATCGCCAAACTGGTGTTTGTGTTCTTTCTTTATGTTTATCAGTGGGTTTGTCATGTAAAATTCAGGAACCTGCAGAAGGATGTCTATAAAGACTCCGGCTACTACCTCCGCATTTTCAATGAAGTGGCCACCATTCTTCTCGTAGCCACTGTTTTCCTTGTGGTGCTCAAAAACATTGTAAGCCTGGCATGGGGCATGGCCGGTTTGATCGCTTTTACAGGGGCACTTATGCTGGCCATCAGGAGCTATAAAAAGTGGAGAGAGAAAACTAATTCAAAGGATTGA
- a CDS encoding MOSC domain-containing protein produces the protein MALQISELNIYPVKGLKGISVKEAEALEKGFRYDRRWMLTDTTGKFISQRETPMLALIHTAIIGESLVITYEDSSIMVPLNSEHYSGSKEKVTIWDDEVEARIVGKNFNDWFSDVLGEKVWFCFQHESKKREVEKKYGANSMVSFADGYPYLFISDASLKDLNDKLDQPIPMNRFRPNIVVANSKSFEEDTWRKLSAGDAIFHCLKRCARCQVPTIDQETGKMGKEPTKTLATFRKYEHKVLFGMNAVVEKQGLVKVGDVVTLL, from the coding sequence ATGGCGTTGCAGATTAGCGAATTGAATATTTACCCTGTGAAGGGATTGAAGGGGATAAGCGTAAAAGAGGCGGAGGCGCTTGAAAAAGGCTTCAGGTATGACAGGCGCTGGATGCTGACCGACACAACAGGCAAATTCATTTCGCAAAGGGAAACGCCAATGCTGGCCCTTATTCATACGGCGATCATTGGAGAATCGCTGGTCATCACCTACGAGGATAGCTCCATTATGGTACCGCTCAATAGCGAACATTATTCCGGAAGCAAAGAGAAAGTAACTATTTGGGACGATGAAGTGGAAGCACGGATCGTGGGAAAAAACTTCAACGACTGGTTTTCCGACGTACTCGGCGAAAAAGTATGGTTCTGCTTTCAGCACGAAAGCAAGAAAAGAGAAGTGGAAAAAAAATACGGAGCCAATTCCATGGTGAGCTTTGCCGATGGCTATCCCTATCTTTTCATATCCGACGCCTCGTTGAAAGACCTGAACGACAAGCTTGATCAGCCCATTCCTATGAACAGGTTTCGTCCCAATATTGTAGTGGCAAATTCAAAATCGTTTGAAGAAGACACATGGAGGAAACTCTCCGCCGGAGATGCCATTTTCCATTGCCTGAAGCGCTGCGCCAGATGTCAGGTGCCCACTATCGATCAGGAAACCGGCAAAATGGGCAAAGAGCCCACAAAAACGCTGGCAACATTCAGAAAATACGAGCACAAGGTGCTTTTTGGCATGAATGCCGTCGTGGAAAAACAGGGACTGGTGAAAGTGGGGGACGTGGTAACACTTTTGTAA
- a CDS encoding Crp/Fnr family transcriptional regulator — protein MSERTSLWYFEEVDLYNVLCPHKVPDMKERHTFNHFQKDQFIYFPNEPSSHIYLIAEGRVKIGSYTEDGKEILKAILGAGEIFGELSIAGEERRTDFAQALDPNTTVCPMTIDDMQELMKENQALSLRIFKLMGLRLKRVERKLESLVFKDARSRVIDFIREMAEERGQKVGYEMLIKTKFTHKDIASLTGTSRQTVTTILNDLKAQNIINFDRRRILVRDMAKLK, from the coding sequence ATGAGTGAACGCACCAGTTTATGGTATTTTGAGGAGGTAGATCTTTACAACGTGCTCTGCCCTCACAAAGTACCGGACATGAAAGAGCGACACACGTTCAATCATTTCCAGAAGGATCAGTTCATTTATTTTCCCAACGAACCATCGAGTCATATTTACCTTATCGCCGAAGGGCGGGTTAAAATAGGTTCCTATACCGAGGACGGAAAAGAAATCCTGAAGGCCATTCTTGGTGCCGGGGAAATTTTTGGCGAGCTATCGATTGCAGGCGAAGAGCGGCGGACAGACTTTGCGCAGGCGCTGGATCCTAACACGACGGTTTGCCCGATGACCATCGACGATATGCAGGAGTTGATGAAGGAGAACCAGGCCTTAAGTTTGCGAATTTTTAAGTTGATGGGCCTTCGCCTCAAGAGGGTGGAGCGCAAACTGGAATCGTTGGTATTTAAGGACGCCCGCAGCAGGGTGATTGATTTCATCAGAGAAATGGCAGAAGAAAGAGGGCAGAAGGTTGGCTACGAAATGCTGATCAAGACAAAATTTACCCACAAGGACATTGCCAGCCTCACAGGCACCAGTCGGCAGACGGTGACGACCATCCTAAACGACCTTAAAGCGCAGAACATCATTAACTTTGATCGCAGGAGGATACTGG